A region of the Exiguobacterium aurantiacum DSM 6208 genome:
TATCAGAACGCATAAGAAAAATCGATCGGCCGCGGCCGATCGATTTTTTCATTGGACTTCGACCGTCTCCATGACGTGTTCATGGATGTCGTGCCCTTTCGTCACATGAACTTGAACGTTATATGGTCCCGCCTCGGTAAACGTGTGCTCCCCTGTGTACACACCGTCCGTCTCTTCAAGTTTCACCCACTCATGTTTTTCAGCTCCGTCTTTGAACACTTCAAGTTGGACGTCAGCCCCAGTGAGCGTCTCGTGGTCGATTTCCACGTTCACCTTGAACGGTTGCGGTTCGTTCACCGTCGCTTGTTTCGGTTCAAGCACAATGTCAGCACCGGCGTGGTGATGATGGTCGCTCGTTTCCTCCGCCTCAGCCGCCGTTTCCGGATGACCGACCGTGACGTTCGTCGTCGGCATCGTGTGCATCGATCGAGCCGTCACATGGACTTGCACCGTATAAACCGCTTCATCGGCGAACGTCGTGTCGACTTCATATACCCCGTCTTCAGTCAGTGACGCCTTCATCATCTCGCTATCTTCTTTTGCCCCGTTCTTCCATACTTCGAACTTGATTTCGTCGGCATCGTCGACCGGTTTGTCTTCTTGCGTGACACGTACCGAGAGCGTGACGGTTTCCCCTTTGTCAGCTGTCGCCGGCACGTTCAATTCGGCTTCGACGGGTTCCATCGATTGGACGGTTTGAGCCGCATTGTCTGTTTGTTCGGATCCACAAGCCCCAAGCACCAGTACGCTAGCGAGACTTGTCGCCATTCCCAAATTCATCATTGTTCGTTTCATCATACATCCCCCTATTTAACCGCTTACATGTTTCACACTTTGTTCATGATACCATCCTTTTTCAGGAAATGTGTGAGGATTGTGTGATATTTACCACGCCCCTCGCTCATAAATTGCACACATAATTTGAGAGACGTTCGCCAAAAATTCCTTTGTCTAATTTTAGGTTTTTTGATGAGATCATCTGAAATGGGGTATATAAAATATATATACAGCTCAATATTTGGAAAGCCTTAACATCAAGATACATACACCATGAATGGAGGCGAATGGAAAATGAAGAGCAGGTTCGTACGTGTATTAATGGCCTTGTTGATCATGTTGGCACCGTTAGTCACTTATCCAAAATCAGCCGATGCCGCCGCTTCAAAATTCATAACGAGCGTGAACACGACCAGTAAAGTCGTGGCATTGACGTTCGATGATGGGGCGGATGGTGCGAATACGAACAAGATTTTGGACATACTCGCGAAAAACAACGTCAAAGCCACTTTCTTTTTAACTGGATCGGGCGCCAACCATCACCCCCAATACATTAAAAACATCGCAGCCAAAGGTCACCAACTCGGTAACCACTCCTACAGCCATCCAGACTTTACCAAATTAACCGCCACTCAAATGAAAACAGAGCTCGATCGGACGGAAGCGATCGTCAAGTCACTAACAGGCAAGACGACAAAACCGATTTTCCGGGCACCGTTCGGCGCTGTGAATAGTGCCGTCTTGAACGGAGTCGGCGCAGCCGGCTATGGTTATACGATTCAATGGAACATTGACACAATCGACTGGAAAGGTCTCACCGCCAGTCAAATCAACACAAAAGTCCAAACGAACATCAAACCTGGCTCAATCGTCTTGATGCACACAGGTGCAGGCGCACCGGGCACACCGCTCGCCTTGCCTACGATGATTTCACAACTAAAAGCGAAAGGGTACAAGTTCGTCACCGTCTCACAACTGCTCGCGTATCAACAAGCACCGACCGGTAAAACGTACACTGTCAAATCAGGGGATACGCTCTACAGCATCGCCCGTGCTTACAACGTCACCGTCGCCGCCCTCGCTGCCGCGAACAAAATCACCAACTACAACTTGATTTCCGTCGGACAAGTGCTCGTCATTCCAGGTACGACCGTCACACCGCCGCCTACGACGACCGTCAAATACACGGTCAAGTCAGGCGACACCCTCTATAAGATCGCGACGCTGTATAAGACGACCGTCGCGAAAATTGCCGCCGCCAACAATATCACGAACGTCAACTCGATTTACGTCGGACAAGTGTTGATCATCCCGGGCACGACCGTCACACCGCCGCCTGCGACGACCGTCAAATACACGGTCAAGTCGGGCGACACCCTCTATAAGATTGCGACAGCCTATAACACGACCGTCGCCAAGATTGCCGCTGCCAACAATATTACGAACGTCAACTTGATCAGTGTCGGCCAAGTGCTCACGATTCCTCGCTAATCAAAAGAAGTGCCCACCGAACTCGGTGGACACTTCTTTTATTATGCGCCAAGACATTCATCGACCATCGCTGCCGCGACATGCGTGTCATCGACTCCATGGACGAGCACCCGACCATCTTTGAATAAGAGCATCCGATGATTTCGCCATCGCCACTCCAACATGAACGGTGTCCGCTTCACGGAGACGTCGGCTCGCTCAAGCTGATTGGCGATCGGCTCAAGCCCTTCGATAGGCCGGCGGACTTGGACAACGTCACGTCCACATAAAAGTGCTGTCTGCTGTCGATTCGGAACGAGGCTCGGATATTCATGTTGTTGGCAAGACTTACACGACACGTCGACGAGTCGTGCGACATCGAGTCGTTGCGACTGATTTTCCCACATGTCTTCAATCAAGAGACGGCGTTCCATTTTCTCATGACGGCCCGTCAAATATTTAAGCGTCTCCACCGCTTGACGACTCGCCACGTGTTGCACGATCGGCGCCACGACCCCCGCTGACGCACACGTCTGTCCGGCAAGCGGTAAATGACGCATGAGGCAACGAAGACAAGGTGCCTGCCCTGGCATCACTGTGTAGTTCATCCCATAGGCTCCAACGCACGAGGCGAATAAAAACGGAATGCCGCGTTCGAGCGCAAAGTCATTCAATAGAAGGCGTGTGTCGACGTTATCTGTTGCGTCCAGCACCATGTCGACGTGAGGCAACGGACGAAGCCAATCCCAAGAGACGTCGGCGATGTGCGTGTTCAAATCGACATCTGAGTTGATCGCCTTTAACCGTTCAAACGCCGCAATCGCTTTTGGCGTCTCGGCGAGCGCATCCTGTTCTGCGTAGAGCGTCTGTCGCTGCAAGTTCGTCATCTCGACATAATCGCGGTCGACGAGGATGAGCGAGACGCCGGCACGCACGAGCTGATCCGATACTGCCGCACCGAGAGCGCCGAGCCCTACAAGGAGAACGCGCTTCATCGCTAGTTCATTTTGACCTTCCGCTCCGATGCCATGAAATCGGGCTTGCCGCGCATAGCGCTCCGGGATGCGTGTCATCGGATGTAGTCTCCAGACTTCCCACCTTGTTTCTCGAGCAAGTACGTCGGTCCGATGACGATTCCTTTATCGACGGCTTTCGTCATATCGTACACGGTCAAAGCAGCGACTGACGCGGCTGTCAACGCCTCCATCTCGACACCGGTATCCCCTTTCGTCTTCACGAACGACTCGATGATGAGCTGCGTCTCGTCCCACTCGAACGTCAAATCAACTTTTTTCAAGGCGAGCGGATGGCACATCGGAATAATGCGGCTCGTCTCTTTAGCGGCCATGATGCCAGCCACTTGGGCGACGGCGAGCACGTCGCCTTTCACGAGACTGCCGTCCGTGATGAGCTGTTTGAGCTCTCCGCTCAGCCCCACCGATGTCCGGGCCCGAGCTGTCCGAGTCGTTTCCGGTTTATCCGATACATCGACCATCTGCGCCCGCCCTTGGTTGTTCATATGTGTCAATTCCATCGTTTACCCTCCGCTTACCATTGGAATGACGGCAACCGTGTCCCCGTCTTCGATCATGTAGTCATCCATCTCATAACGCTCATTGACCGCGAACATGAGCCGTTCTGCACCCGAGACGCCCCGATCGGCCAAATCAGCTCGCAAGGCGGCGATGGTTTGCGGCGCTGAAACGGTATAGGATCGGACGGCCAATTCTTCTGCCACGTGGGCAAAGCACAATACTTCAATCATGTGTACGTCACTCCTTCCGGGCGGCCCGGCAGCTGCTCTTTTTGATCACCCATCCATTTCGTACCGTCTGTCCAATGCTCTCGTTTCCAAATCGGAACGATTTCTTTGATGCGTTCGATCGCGTACCGGTTCGCCTCATACGCATCGGCACGGTGGGAAGAACTCGTCGCGATGACGACCGCTTCTTCCGTAATGTCGAGCCGCCCGATTCGGTGATGGATGGCTGTCAATGCACCAGGCCAACGTTCCGCCACTTCTTGCGCGATTTGTTCGAGCATCTTCTCGGCCATCGGCACGTACGATTCGTACTCGAGGAGCTCGGTCTGTTTAGACCCTGTCATCTCCCGCACCGTTCCGATGAACAGCACGACCGCTCCAACGTTACGATGTCGGACCACCTCGTAGAGTGCCATCGGTTCGAGCGGATGTTCATTTACTTCGTACCATTTCATCGCCCATCCACCTTTCCACAGCACGCATCAACCGAGCACGGTCTGTCACGGAATCTCCGCGTGCAATCACGTTCGTCAAATCGATTGGTTGTTCCTGTCCGTCTCGGACAAGTACAATTTTCGGGTAGTCTTTTCGTTTGTATCCTTCGATGAGGACGATATCGACGTGTGCTTCATACCAATTTAACAGCAGTTCAAACGTGTCGACGGCTTGCCATTCGATGAACGTCCCGTCTTCACCGATCACGCTCGATAATACAGCACCAGCCAACGCGTGGCGATGCGAGTCAGACATGGGTAAGTCAAGCGCCCCGCCGTGACCGTGATGCTTGATCACCCCGACGCGTCGACCAGCCGACGACAACTGCTTCGTCAACTCGGAGACGAACGATGTCTTGCCGCTATTTTGATAGCCGACCACTTGTAAAATCAAAGCTGATCGATGATGTGACATCGCACCATATCTCCTTTTTGAAACCCTCTCGTCCCGCCTGGCAGATGAATCAACGCATTGCACGTCGCAAGCGAGGAGACGATGCCCGATTTGTCTTTGCCACTCGGATGAACGACCGCCAATCCGGCCGCTTCGATCGTGACATGACCGCGCACGAACCGGTCGAACGGATTCGGTTTCGGGAAATCGATACCGAGCTGCGCCTCGATAGTCGGGCGCTCCGTTTGCCCGAACAACGTCTTCATATACGTGCCGACGAACAGCTCCGTGCCGACGAAGCACGCCGACGGATTGCCGGACAAACCGAATAACAGCCGGTCGTTTACGCGCGCGACAGTCGTGACGGATCCGGGCCGCATCCCGACTTTATTGAACAGTACCGTCGCCCCGAGCGCATGATACACGTCGGGCAAATAATCGAAATCTCCGACCGACACCCCGCCCGTCGTGACAATGGCGTCACTCGTTTGAAGTGCCTCGTCAATCGCACGTTTCGTCGAGGTGAACGTATCCGGTAAGATGCCGCCGTACGTCGCCGTGCCACCGAGCGCTTCGATTTGGGCGAGAATCATATATGCGTTCGAATTGTAAATCCGGCCCTCATCTTTCTTCAGTCCCGGTTCGACGAGCTCGTCGCCGGTCGCAAACACGGTGATGTGCGGTTTCCCGTACACGTCGACCCGCTCGTAGCCGAACGTCGCGAGCAAGGCGATGACGCCTGGGTTGATTCGGGTGCCGCGATTGACGAGATTCGTTCCTGCCGCCACATCTTCGCCGCGATAGGAGATGTTCGCATCACGGGCAGGCCGCTTGAACGTCACGACTCGTTCGTCCGCTTGAACGAGCTCGAGCATGACGACCGCATCGGCCCCGGCTGGAATCTTGGCCCCGGTCATGATCCGAATGGCCTGACCGTCACGTAACGGCGCCCCGACATGCCCGGCGCCTTGCACGTATTGAATGGGTAATGTCACCGGTTCATCGCGGCTCGCAATTTGTAGGTCTGCGGACCGGACCGCAAAGCCGTCATACGGCGACTTGTCGAACGCGGGAACGTCATGTGTCGCGACGAGGTCCATCGCCAACGTTCGCCCGTTCGACCGATGCAACGGTACCGTTTCCGTCTCGGCTCGCCTTGTCGCTTCTCGGACGAGTGAGATCGCCTCGTCAACGGCAAGCGGTTTGCGAAATAGCGTCGACACCTTTTCCATTACTCCACTTCCTTCCCTAGCAGTGCTTCAAAATCATGTTGCGTATTCACATTTTTAAACCAATCCCGCTCTTCAAACGAGACGATTGTTGCCTCGGTCACATGAGGCATGACCGCCCGTTGTCCGCGACGTAGCGCGACTTCAAACTGCGCCAACATCGAGCGGGGATACAACGCGATGAGCGGATGGATCCGCTCGTCTGCGTAAGCGACAACCGGCCGATCCCCTCGTTCCGTCGCCAGGCGCTCATAAACGCACGGCGGCACCAGTGGCGTGTCACACGCACAGACGGCATACCAATCACTCGAAACGTGCCGCATGACGGTGACGATGCCTGCGAGCGGTCCCATACCGCGCCATTCGTGGTCGTCTTCCAGTTGATGCGGGGCCGTCGTCTGTCCGGCTGGTACGACGCTCCACTGAGCCGTCGTCGTCGTCGCCATTGTTTGCCGTGCCCGTTCTTCAAACGAGACACCCTGGTAGCGAACTTGCCATTTAGGGGACCCGAAGCGGCGCGATTTGCCGCCTGCCAAGACGATGCCAATCATCGCGTCGCTTCCCAGACGATGTGTGAGAGTTCTGGGAGAATCAAACGGGTCATCGCCAAATCGACAGCGCCTCGCGATCCTGGCATTGAGAAGATGATCGTGTCCCCGATGCGTCCGGCGAGAGCCCGTGACAGCATCGCCGCCGGACCGATATCTTCCGTAAAGCTGACGTGACGGAACAGTTCGCCGAAGCCGACCATCTCTCGGTCGAGCAGCGGTCGAATCGTCTCGATCGTGACGTCCCGTTTCGTGATTCCTGTCCCTCCGGTCGTCAAGATGACATCCATCTTCTCATCGACCATTCGTCTGACAGCCGCCTCGATTTCAAGCGGATCATCTTTCGTGATCTCGCGGTACGTGACCGTATGTGCCTCTTCTTTCAACAACGTGCAAATATGTTCACCTGACACGTCCGTATCGAGCGTGCGCGTGTCCGAAATCGTTAAAATCGCGGCCCGGACACGCTTCGTGTTTTCATGTGTGTGATTGTGTGCTTGCATGACCTTCACCCTCCGATATAACTCATTTCAATCCGCTTTCGTATCCGGTTGCCACTGCGCGACCGTTCTTCTGAATAGCGGTCGTCACGTACTTCCCATACCATTTTCAACGTCATCGCGATCAGGTCATCGCTCGCCCCGCTACGTAACAGTTCGCGAATGTCGGTTCCGTCTTCCACGAATAGACACGTGTACCATTTACCATCACTCGATAGACGGCCTCGCGTACATGTCCCACAAAACGGTTGACTGACCGAGGAGATGAAACCGACTTCCGCTCCATCGTCATAACGATAGCGTTTCGCGACTTCTCCGAGCGCCTCGGGAGCAAGAGGCTCGAGCAAGCCGTTTCGTTGGCGTAACACGTCTAAAATCGATTCAGACGATACGACATGTTCGACGTTCCACTCATTCGCTGTACCGACGTCCATGAACTCGATATAACGGAGCGTGATGTTCCGTTCTTTGAAATAGGCGGCCATCGGGGCGACTTCATGGTCGTTCCATCCTTTTCGGACGACCATGTTCACTTTCACTTCGATCCCTTGTCGTTTCGCCTCATCGATGCCTCGTAACACCATCTCCGGTGACGTCCCCCGCCCGTTCATCATCCCGAACGTCTCGGCTGATAAAGCGTCTAGGCTGACGTTGACCCGGTCAAGCCCGGCTTGCTTCAGCGCCTTCGCCGTCCGTTCTAGATAGACGCCGTTCGTCGTCAAACCGATCGTCTCAATCGTTGTGACGTTACGTAAACGACGGATCAAGTCATCAAGGTTGGGGCGTAACAACGGCTCTCCCCCCGTCAATCGGACTTTCTTTACACCATGCGGCGCAACGATCCGAACGAACCTCTCGATCTCATCAAACGATAGCAGTTCGTCGCGCTTCAAAAACTGGTGGTGACGAAACGCCTCTTCTGGCATGCAGTACCGGCAGCGAAAGTTGCATTTATCAATGACTGAGATACGTAAATCTTCTAGCGGCCGTCTTCGACGATCGGTCCATGGTGTCATGCTCTTTCATCCTTTCTTATCACGTCCGAAGGGACTGTCAAAGCCCCTCCGTCGTCGTCAGCGAATTGGTTTTTCAGCACCGCTTCGCAAGTAGTAGTAAATCGTGATCGCAATTGAGATCGCATAGAGCCCTAGCATGACGAACAATGCGCCGTTGAATGAGCCGACGAGGTCAAGCGACCAACCGAACATCTTCGGAATGAAGAAGGCGCCGTATGCCGCGAAGGCTGCCGAGAAACCGACGACGGCCGGCGTTTTCGTGGCTACGAACACGTGCGGTATCATCGCGAACGTCGCCCCCGAATTAAGACCGGTTGCGATGAACAAGATGACGAATGAAACGAAGAACATCGTTAAATTGTCGTTCGTGATTGCCATGATGACTGACACTGTGCCGAGCGCCATGATGCCAAAGACGATCAGTGTCACTTTCGCGGCACCGACTTTGTCACTGATCCATCCGCCGAAAGGTCGAGATGAAGCGCCCAAGAAGGCCCCGAGAAACGCGAGTGCCATCAAATCAGATTCCGGGAACTTCAATTTTAAGATCATCGGAAACGCCGCGGCATAGCCGATAAACGATCCGAACGCCGCCGTGTAAAGTAGCGTTTGGATCCAGAAGTGTTTTTCTTTGAATACACTTGCTTGTTCTCGAATCGATTGGCGTGCCGTCGGGAGGTTATCCATGAACAAATAGGCGCAAACGGTCAACACGATGGTCGGAACGACCCAGAGAAGCGCTGCGTTTTGAAGCCAAATTTGCTCGCCTGTATCAGTCACGAGGGCACTTCCACCGATGACACCAAAAATCCCCGTCGTGATCACCAATGGTGTAATCAGTTGAACGAGCGAGACACCTAAGTTCCCGACTCCACCGTTAATACCGAGCGCCGTCCCTTTTTTCGCTTTCGGATAGAAGGCGCCGATGTTCGCGTTTGAAGACGAGAAGTTCCCGCCCCCGAGTCCGCAAAGTGCAGCTAGAACCATGAATACCCAATACGGTGTGTTCACGTTTTGAACAGCGTAAGCGATACCGAGAAGCGGCAACAATAAAATCGATGTCGAGAAGATCGTCCAGTTCCGCCCGCCGAATATACTGTTCGCGAACGTGTAGAAAAAGCGCAACGACGCCCCGACGAGCCCTGGGAGTGCAGCCAAGGTGAACAACTGCCCTTGCGTAAAACTAAATCCGATTGAATTCAATTGTACGGCGGCCACTGACCACATCTGCCAGACAATGAACGCGAGCGTTAACGCCGGGACGGAGACGAGTAGGTTACGACTGGCGACTCGTTTGCCTGTCCCTTCCCAAAACTGGGTATCTTCCGGCTTCCACTCGGTCAGGCCGTTTGTTGTTTTTTGTAGTTGTTGCATCATCAGTTCCTCCTCTAATCGGGTCAATTCGTACCATACACTCATCCTATCGAGCCACCTCCTAAAAAAGTGTGTCATCTTTCACACTTATTTCGCATCTTTCTTAATTTCACGAGCTTGTCATGATTCTGTGACAAAATAAGTTTTCTTTTCGTTCTGTGACATTGAACACAGAAAATCCCTCCTCTGTTCCTTATCGTAAGGAATAGAGGAGGGATTGATTTGTCGCATCTTATTCGAATTCACTGCATGCCTGAAGCCCGCATGGCTTTGCAACCTTATTTTTTCAGTCAAGACGGAGTCCAAGTGTTCCGTGTCTTCGGTGTCTCGATTGCCGAGGCCGCGTTCACGGAGACGGGGCTCGATATCACGTTCCCGCTTGAAAGTCCGCTAGAAGAACTAGAAGCACTGTACAACTTGCTCACTCGGATTGACACCCATCATGACGTGACAATCGATGACACACAGGCCGTCATCGGTTATTTAGGAGACGGGACGACGGTCACCGTCTATCGTCACTTCAAACGATGGCTGGACTTCTTATCCGCTGCGCGCGTCCGCTCGATGGAAGGTGTCGTCGTCGAGGTCCGCGCCAACGGGATCAAGCTGGCCGAAGGAGTCCTTCGGTCTTACGAATTGGTGGAAGATGGCGAGTTTTATGTATCGGCCTGTACGATCGAGGCCGATGGGTTAGAACATTTTGAAGGTGAGTTATCGCTTGCGGCCGTCATGTGATCAATCGATAACACAGACCGAAATCGGACAATCTTCACAATGATTAAGCTGCTTCAACTTTTCTAAATCATGAATAATGATTTGACGGGACGGGAGCGAAATGATCCCTTCTTGGGCGAGCTCGTTCAACATGCGGTTCACGCGTTCACGCGACGTACCGCAATAGTTGGCGAGCTCTTGGTTTTTCAGTTTCAAGTCGATGAGGATACCCTCTTCGACTTCCACCCCATAGCTGTTCGCCATGCGAATCAGTGTCGAATAGAGCGCACCTTTCTTCCCGTTCAACACGAGGTCCCGGAATTTCGTGTGCTGTTTTCGCATATGCTCGTTGATCATCACCATGAACTCACGTACAAATTCAGGGTTCGATGACAAAATCATATTTTCAATCCGTTCGATTTTAACGGCATAAATTTCACTATCTTCTAACGCTTTCGCATTGAATAAATATTTTGGTTCAATCGCGAACAACGTCAACTCTCCGCAACAAGCCTCCGCACTTAAACAGCGTAACGTCAACTCTTTGCCGTTCTCCGTCAATTTAGAGATTTGAATGAGTCCCGTCTTCACAATATAAAATTCGCTCGCATCTTCTTGTTCCCGGAACAAGAAACCGCCTTTTGGGATATGGATGATCCGATGAGCCAGTTTTTTCGTTTCATCGAGTACCATCGTTTTGCTAGAGTGAGCCATTTCCACCAACCTTCCTAAAAATCCGCACCAATTTGCAGCTTGCCTCTATTCTAAACACAAACCCCTTTGAAACGCAATCAACATTTGGAAGCGTTTCAAAGGGGCGACTATTCTTTCACCTTATATTCAATTTTCTTCCAATATCGATATACTAATGCGATCAATCCGACGTTCACAATCGCAATTCCCATGTAAAGCCGCATCGAAGCATGATCGTATACCATGTAGCTTTCAATCGTATATTGCAATAAGATCATATTCGTCGCCAATAAGATTACGAGACCGAGCAAACTCCACACCTTACGCCCCATGATGAATCTCTCTTCCGACCGCAAAGATTTTTCCGTTCTCGATTTCAAGCAAGATTTTAGGAAGCTCTCGTTGTGGTGGTCCGGACTGAGGCTGACCATCGACACTGAAATAGCCACGATGGCACGGACATAGCAATACGTCTTCTTCTTCGACATAGAAGACCGGACACTGTAAATGCGTACACTTATTATTGTAAGCGACGAATTCCCCATTTTTTAAGTGGACGAGCAACGAGGATTCCTTGCCCGGGTATTCGAATTCGAGCGATTTTCCCGGCTCAAGTGAAGCGACCGTCGTGATGAACTGCCGATCGGTTTTCGGCTCACTGCGAACGAACGCGGCAATATTGAACGGGACGGTCGCGAGTCCGAGCGCGATGCCCGCGCCGAACGTCGATTTGATGAACGCCCGTCGATTTAGTTTTACATCATCGGCCCGACTCAAGTTGTCGACGAGCGCGGATAAACGTTCCCGGTCTTTTGATTCGTTTGACATAAGTCATCTTCCTTTCTATCTCAATCGGAATAGACGCCAAAGAATTCAGGGACGTAATTCCATTTATCGTCTTGTGAAGGTTTTTTTCCTTCAATCATGTTCATTTGGACACGTTGACGCCGCAACTGCATCATCTCGTCATGGTCGATAAAACGGATCGCATCTGATGGACAAACTGACGCGCACATCGGGGCGATATCGTGCTTCGAGCGGTCATAACACATGTCACACTTGTACATCTTGTTTTTCTCAAAATCGAATTTTGGGATCCCGAACGGACAGGCGAACGTACAGTTGCGGCAGCCGATACACTTTTCTTCGGAAGCAGATAAGACGACGCCTTCCGGAGTAATTTGAATCGCGTTGGCCGGACATACTTGGGCACAGGCCGGATTTTTACACTGCATACAGATCATCGGGAACGTCTGACGGTTCTCCGAGAAATCGATATAGTCGACGTAGTTGCGCTCGAGCCCTTCGTGGTCCCCGCATTCGCGGCAAGCCGCCTGACAAGCACGACAACCGATACAACGTTCAAACTCTAAATACATGACTTTGTTCATTTCGTTTGTACCTCCTCATCCATGACGTGACAACTCGTCGCAATCGCATGGTCCGCCACGAACGGTACGCTTGAGCCGAGCGGGACCGTCAACGGGTTAATGTGTAACGGGGTGTTCGCAGGCAACTTCTTCATTTGGGCCGCGCATACTTTAAATTCTGGCATCCGTGACATCGGGTCAAGACAAGGATTCGTCAATTGGTTGATGGCGAGCTCTTTGCCCCAATGGTAAGGGACGAAGATCGTGTCTTTACGAATCGCTTTCGTTAAACGTGCCTCGACGATCATAGCGCCGCGCCGCGTCCGAATCTCGACTTTGTCGCCCGTTTGAACACCGTAGTCGGATGCGAGTTCAGGATGAATCTCGACGAATGGCAATTTCGACATCGTGCTCAAGAAATCGACCCGTCTCGTCTGGTTTCCAGATAAATAGTGGAAGACGACACGCCCTGTCGTGAGCGTGACCGGGAATTCTGCGTTCGCATACTCTCCCGCT
Encoded here:
- a CDS encoding FixH family protein, whose amino-acid sequence is MKRTMMNLGMATSLASVLVLGACGSEQTDNAAQTVQSMEPVEAELNVPATADKGETVTLSVRVTQEDKPVDDADEIKFEVWKNGAKEDSEMMKASLTEDGVYEVDTTFADEAVYTVQVHVTARSMHTMPTTNVTVGHPETAAEAEETSDHHHHAGADIVLEPKQATVNEPQPFKVNVEIDHETLTGADVQLEVFKDGAEKHEWVKLEETDGVYTGEHTFTEAGPYNVQVHVTKGHDIHEHVMETVEVQ
- a CDS encoding LysM peptidoglycan-binding domain-containing protein → MLAPLVTYPKSADAAASKFITSVNTTSKVVALTFDDGADGANTNKILDILAKNNVKATFFLTGSGANHHPQYIKNIAAKGHQLGNHSYSHPDFTKLTATQMKTELDRTEAIVKSLTGKTTKPIFRAPFGAVNSAVLNGVGAAGYGYTIQWNIDTIDWKGLTASQINTKVQTNIKPGSIVLMHTGAGAPGTPLALPTMISQLKAKGYKFVTVSQLLAYQQAPTGKTYTVKSGDTLYSIARAYNVTVAALAAANKITNYNLISVGQVLVIPGTTVTPPPTTTVKYTVKSGDTLYKIATLYKTTVAKIAAANNITNVNSIYVGQVLIIPGTTVTPPPATTVKYTVKSGDTLYKIATAYNTTVAKIAAANNITNVNLISVGQVLTIPR
- a CDS encoding ThiF family adenylyltransferase, which codes for MTRIPERYARQARFHGIGAEGQNELAMKRVLLVGLGALGAAVSDQLVRAGVSLILVDRDYVEMTNLQRQTLYAEQDALAETPKAIAAFERLKAINSDVDLNTHIADVSWDWLRPLPHVDMVLDATDNVDTRLLLNDFALERGIPFLFASCVGAYGMNYTVMPGQAPCLRCLMRHLPLAGQTCASAGVVAPIVQHVASRQAVETLKYLTGRHEKMERRLLIEDMWENQSQRLDVARLVDVSCKSCQQHEYPSLVPNRQQTALLCGRDVVQVRRPIEGLEPIANQLERADVSVKRTPFMLEWRWRNHRMLLFKDGRVLVHGVDDTHVAAAMVDECLGA
- the moaC gene encoding cyclic pyranopterin monophosphate synthase MoaC yields the protein MELTHMNNQGRAQMVDVSDKPETTRTARARTSVGLSGELKQLITDGSLVKGDVLAVAQVAGIMAAKETSRIIPMCHPLALKKVDLTFEWDETQLIIESFVKTKGDTGVEMEALTAASVAALTVYDMTKAVDKGIVIGPTYLLEKQGGKSGDYIR
- a CDS encoding MoaD/ThiS family protein; its protein translation is MIEVLCFAHVAEELAVRSYTVSAPQTIAALRADLADRGVSGAERLMFAVNERYEMDDYMIEDGDTVAVIPMVSGG
- a CDS encoding molybdenum cofactor biosynthesis protein MoaE, which produces MKWYEVNEHPLEPMALYEVVRHRNVGAVVLFIGTVREMTGSKQTELLEYESYVPMAEKMLEQIAQEVAERWPGALTAIHHRIGRLDITEEAVVIATSSSHRADAYEANRYAIERIKEIVPIWKREHWTDGTKWMGDQKEQLPGRPEGVTYT
- the mobB gene encoding molybdopterin-guanine dinucleotide biosynthesis protein B, yielding MSHHRSALILQVVGYQNSGKTSFVSELTKQLSSAGRRVGVIKHHGHGGALDLPMSDSHRHALAGAVLSSVIGEDGTFIEWQAVDTFELLLNWYEAHVDIVLIEGYKRKDYPKIVLVRDGQEQPIDLTNVIARGDSVTDRARLMRAVERWMGDEMVRSK
- a CDS encoding molybdopterin molybdotransferase MoeA, producing MEKVSTLFRKPLAVDEAISLVREATRRAETETVPLHRSNGRTLAMDLVATHDVPAFDKSPYDGFAVRSADLQIASRDEPVTLPIQYVQGAGHVGAPLRDGQAIRIMTGAKIPAGADAVVMLELVQADERVVTFKRPARDANISYRGEDVAAGTNLVNRGTRINPGVIALLATFGYERVDVYGKPHITVFATGDELVEPGLKKDEGRIYNSNAYMILAQIEALGGTATYGGILPDTFTSTKRAIDEALQTSDAIVTTGGVSVGDFDYLPDVYHALGATVLFNKVGMRPGSVTTVARVNDRLLFGLSGNPSACFVGTELFVGTYMKTLFGQTERPTIEAQLGIDFPKPNPFDRFVRGHVTIEAAGLAVVHPSGKDKSGIVSSLATCNALIHLPGGTRGFQKGDMVRCHIIDQL
- a CDS encoding molybdenum cofactor guanylyltransferase, translating into MIGIVLAGGKSRRFGSPKWQVRYQGVSFEERARQTMATTTTAQWSVVPAGQTTAPHQLEDDHEWRGMGPLAGIVTVMRHVSSDWYAVCACDTPLVPPCVYERLATERGDRPVVAYADERIHPLIALYPRSMLAQFEVALRRGQRAVMPHVTEATIVSFEERDWFKNVNTQHDFEALLGKEVE
- a CDS encoding MogA/MoaB family molybdenum cofactor biosynthesis protein yields the protein MQAHNHTHENTKRVRAAILTISDTRTLDTDVSGEHICTLLKEEAHTVTYREITKDDPLEIEAAVRRMVDEKMDVILTTGGTGITKRDVTIETIRPLLDREMVGFGELFRHVSFTEDIGPAAMLSRALAGRIGDTIIFSMPGSRGAVDLAMTRLILPELSHIVWEATR